In Pelodictyon luteolum DSM 273, the genomic stretch CCGGCAATGCTCCCGCAGTTCCTCCAGTTCAAGCCTCATGCCTTCCCGGAGCACCACCCAGGCTTTCACCGCCTCTCCCTGGCGAGGATCATGAACCCCCGCCACCCCGACCTCCAGAACTGCTGGATGACGGGCTATGACCTCCTCGACCTCACGCGGCCATACCTGGAACCCCCCTGGCTTGATGACGTCCTTTTTCCGGTCGACAACAAACAAATAGCCATCTTCGTCCATATAGCCGAGGTCGCCGGTCAGAAGCCAGCCCTCCCTCAGAGCCTCCCCGCTCTCCCCGGGCCTCTGCCAGTACCCGCGCATCATCTGCGGAGCGCGCATCAGGACCTCGCCCACCATGTTCGTCCCGAGCGGCCCCTCGCCCGTCGCTTCGTCCACGATCTTCACTTCCACATCGGGCAGCGGCACTCCGACCGAGCCCGGCTTGTAGACGCCGAGGATGGGGCTGAATGTCCCGGCAAGAGTCATTTCCGTGAGGCTGTAGGCATCGATGATACGTCCGCCTGTCAACGACTCGAACCGCTCTTTCGTCTCCTGCAGCAGCGGCGCCGCTCCGGAGACGCAAAGCTTCAGCGAGCGGAGCAGGCCGGGATCCCTCTTGACCCTCGGATGGGCGATAAGCGCGGTGAAGAGGGTTGGGACGCCGGGAAGCACGGACGGGCGTACACGTCGGATGGTCGAGAGCAGGTCATCGAGGTCACGCGGGTTCGGCACCAGCGCCATAGGGTGGCGGCCGGAGAGCGCGGCCGTCATGATGCCCGCCTGCCCGTAAACATGGAAGAGCGGCATGTTGAGCATGATGGGATCGCTGCCCTTCCGGAGAAGGACACTGAACCAGGTGACGATCTGCATGCCGGAAATCACAAGGGAGCGGTGGGTGCTGACGACGCACTTCGGGGTGCCGGTCGTCCCGCCCGAAAAGAGGAACAGGGCTGGCTCATCCGACCGGGGAGGTACCGGAAGTGAACCGCCATGGCGCCCGGACCGAAGGATGGACTGGAACGGAGGATCCCCCCTCCGGGCATCGACCCGGTGACCCTGCGGCCGCTCATACAGGAGGGTGAAGAGCATACGCTTCAGCGGGGGGAGGTACTCGCCGATACCGGTAGGAATGAGGAGCCTGAGCGGCCCGTCGGTACGGCAATCCCTCAGGGCTGCAACTTTCGTGTAGAAAGGAGCAAGGACGACGGCCGCCGAAGCTCCGCACTCCCGGAAGGCATGTTCGAGTTCGGTATCGCTGTAAAGAGGGTTCATCGGCACGGCAACGGCGCCCGTCTTCCACACACCGAACTCGCTGATGAGCATCTGCGGCGAGTTCGGCAGGAGGAGGGCAACCCGCTCTCCCTTACGGACACCGAGAGAGAGCAGACCCCGGGCAAAAGCGTCACTTTCCCGCTCCAGCTCACCGTAGGTCATGCTCCTGCCCT encodes the following:
- a CDS encoding AMP-binding protein, whose amino-acid sequence is MNAAHWTRRYDPGVPHTLQPYPEEGLVEVLRRAAAEAGDAPALWFKGRSMTYGELERESDAFARGLLSLGVRKGERVALLLPNSPQMLISEFGVWKTGAVAVPMNPLYSDTELEHAFRECGASAAVVLAPFYTKVAALRDCRTDGPLRLLIPTGIGEYLPPLKRMLFTLLYERPQGHRVDARRGDPPFQSILRSGRHGGSLPVPPRSDEPALFLFSGGTTGTPKCVVSTHRSLVISGMQIVTWFSVLLRKGSDPIMLNMPLFHVYGQAGIMTAALSGRHPMALVPNPRDLDDLLSTIRRVRPSVLPGVPTLFTALIAHPRVKRDPGLLRSLKLCVSGAAPLLQETKERFESLTGGRIIDAYSLTEMTLAGTFSPILGVYKPGSVGVPLPDVEVKIVDEATGEGPLGTNMVGEVLMRAPQMMRGYWQRPGESGEALREGWLLTGDLGYMDEDGYLFVVDRKKDVIKPGGFQVWPREVEEVIARHPAVLEVGVAGVHDPRQGEAVKAWVVLREGMRLELEELREHCRQDLAAYKVPRFLECRESLPKSQVGKVLRRKLKGDD